The region TGTTTACACCAAAATatttgtggggacattttgagcaaatttgaatatttgctcaaaatgtatattccccactatatattgtaattacggCCTTGCATGACAGCATACCTAGGGTGAAACGTATTCACCTTTTGTAGTACGGGTTAATTGGGAAGTTACACCCGATGTCACTAAGTTACTCCAGAAGTTACCACAGTAAGCCAGTTTCCTCACTTCGTAGTATATCCCTCAGGTGattgtattgtgttgtttattgtaattattttgttgtatggacagacagaaaagaaaaagctaTGAGAAACATTGCTTTCATCAGTTAACAAAGTATAAGTCCTGAAAACAAATTGATTAAACAATTCTACAAATAAGACAGAGAAAAGCATTTCAACGGTTGGTTTTGAACACACTTCCTCAGTTTGCTTTAAACACACCTTCTCCTGGATTTCAACACTTATTCTGTTTTAAAACGATAacatcatttaaaatattattccGTCAATTTGGTGATTTATGATGCTGGTGGGtggggcttccagattgatttgacaggtgggcgggacatccgttTTGCTGGGTGTaacgtatggacttcctgtatgatgtgtgttagggcgggacttccagaATGACTtatgcatgtctggtgactttgtaatttatgattgcattgatgtttccatgtttgatgttttacaacgattGATAAACACCCCGGACAAGTGTTATAGACCTTTCGAGGGGCATGTGGtgaaactcaaaatgttttttatggaaTGGTTTTACCCACAAAAATATGTGCCGCAAGAGGCGTGGATCTCAGCTTGGGCAGTAGAACCACTGAAAAAGGCTCCATGGAGTGAAGGGATTTAAAGGGACATGCTGCTTTAGAGCCCTAGTTGTGCTTGTGTCTGTCTAGAATACATGAAATGATCCAGAACATAAATACCTTTTGACAAATACTACATGtgcatcaaaacaaaacaatgggtGACCAGCTACCTGATTACATATATTAAGGTCAGGGAATTGCCAGAAACCTCACAATATGGAGTTGGCACAATTTATGttaaatcactttgtgacaactgctgatgtaaaaggaacTATAAAATAGTTGATAGTTGATAGATTGATTGAATAGATACAATCTGAAATGTACTGCACTATTCCACATCTTCCAATTTGATAATATGATTTTATGCGATTTGATGGTCCACACATTACTCACTATATGTCTACTTCAGAGGGACAACAGAGAGCAATGAGAAAAAGAGTTTTGATATGTCATGGAATTAAATGTGATGAAGACAAACTGATTCCCGATTCTAAGAAGAAGCTTTGAATGGTTGGTTCACTTTTGGTCAGTCTCCCAACACAACACATAGAGGGGCATGCATGCTCACTGACCTGTATAATTCAAAGGCCAAACAGGTGATTAGCCAGTCTAAATGATTCACCCAATAGTAGCAAGTACATCCAGGGAATCTATGGGGGCTCATAGGGAATTAGAAAAACCTAAAGGATAATGCTTTAACGTCTGCTCCACGTGGCACCGCTGCTCCTCTTCCTATCTGGCGCTCCACCTCaccagtgtactaaccaccggccgGAGAGTGATGCCAGCAGTGCACAACgaggacgcacctgtttccACTTAGTCATTTGTTTGGTATATATTGGGTTTTCTATGCCACCGCACTTCACGGATTATCGTTTCTGTCCTCTAGAATGTGAGGTGTGTAATCTGTATTTGACTAAGAAATCCTATAAAGAGTTGAACTGTCTTCCCTgagtttagttttttctttccaCCTGTACATTTTTATACACGCTGGGCACTCACACCGTCACAAATGCCTCACACTGCTATTATTGTTTCCAAGttcatttattataaaatgttttgaacccTAGGTCTTCATTAGGCATtcatgattattattatatctttatttcaacaaggaacacagactgagaccaaggtctcttacAGCTGCACCCTGCATATACATGTTTACATGTATGGGTACAATTAGGTggttaggtgattacctgaaccaaatcagattttacaaggaaaagtataaaacccactgctgtggtcatcactaacCTCTTGCAAAAGAttcagctggatggcaaaaacagtgcaagtagtacctcaaatgtaattttaatgaaaaaataactattcagaatgggaagagttgaaaagaaaagctttgagtgaggaaaagaagggctcaattctggctttactgtcAGAgtgatacagtgagcgtcaggttgcttccatcctgaaaatttcaacaaggaaaagtataaaaaccactgctgtggtcatcactatcctcttgcaataggaccagctggtaCCTCAAatagtgcaagtagtacctcaaatgtaattttaatgaaaaaataactattcagagGCTTATATTGCggaaagaagggttcaattatAGCTTTACTGGAAGAgagatacagtgagcgtcaggttgcttccatcctgaaaatgtcaaagatggtggttcataagaacaagctcaagcaacagacattggggacaacaaagctacagactggcagagggtgaaaacgccTGTCCACTGAcagagatgaccgtcaactcattagaatgtcactcaacaaccatatgATGACATCAGGTGACCTATAAAAAGAATAGCatacagcagctggggtgaagtgaacggtgaggacggttccaaacaggctcctaggggcagggctgaagtcatgcaaggctagaaaaaagcccttcatcactGAGAAGAAAATAATAGCCAGGCTATGAATGGAGTaaagtcatcttctctgacaagacaaattttcagctttgctcaacacctggtcgtctaatggttagatggagacctggaaagcctacaagccacagtgccTCGCACCCACtatgaaatttggtggaggatcggtgatgatctggggatgcttcagcaaggctggaatcgggcagatttgtctttgtgaaggatgcatgaatcaagccaagtacaaggttatcctggaagaacacctgcttccttctactctgacaatgttccccaactctgagaatagttttttccagcaggacaatgctccatgccacacagccaggtcaatcaaggtgtggctGGAGGAACACCAGACCAAGAccttgtcatggccagcccaatctccagacctgaaccccattgaaaacctctggaatttgatcaagaatAAGATGGAGGGTCACaaaccatcaaacaaagccgagctacttaaatctttgtgccaggagtggcataaagtcacccaacagcaatgtgttgttgataaatgaatattaatttgttttctttgcattatttgaggtctgaaaacaatgtatttggatttgttttcaacaaataaatactctaaataacaatgtttttatttggaatttggagtATTGTTGTCAGTGGTTTATAGAATAAAGTACCACTCTGGAGGATTACATACATCAAATATCAAGCAGGGGTGAAAGGTTCTATTTAGGCAGTTCCTAGTGACATCACTATCCGATTTTGGAGGTAAAAAGCATACCTTATAGATATACAATATGAATATAGAACTTTGAATAGATCAACATATATTACCAGACAATGATACATGTTCGCAGTGATTTACAATTGCACAATATTCAGTAAAATTCAATCAGCGTGGCTCATACaattttcaaagaaatgtttttaggACAACCTGCCAATTTTGTGGATTTCTCTGATGAAATGTACCTGCACACATGCAACATGCTGGTAAATATACCTACCTATCTCAGCCTGTATGGGCAAGGTTGGAATAGGATGAAGCTGGTTGTTTGACATAGCCAAGGATTCCCTTTCCTTTCATTTAACCTCATAACATAAAAGGTGTACTTCAATTGTTAGCGTAACACATAGATTTTAAAAAACTGGTTATGGTTAATCTTGTAAATTTAGCCATCATCTGTAGTGGTTCTAGTTAAAAAGTTTTGGCTGTGGGTTCTAGGCTTCTCTATGCGCCCTGGGGTCCACAGTTAAGtactgcagaggtgcctctaagCATTTCTGCGGTACTGGTTTCTGTTCTTCCCCATTAGAGACCGCTGTGTCttgttgtctctaattggggaccagaagttgttctgtttgtctttgttggtcattgttttgggTTAGCTGTCTGAGTTGCTGCTCTTCAGGTCCGGTTCGTACGCTCCATTTGTTGTTCTCTGTTCATTGTGGGAAAGCAAACCATTTAAAGAATGTACTTCAGCTCTGCGCCTCATGTCATGCCTATTGATTGTGACAAAATACTTGGAGGACAGGATCAACATGATGTTTGTACAGGATTTGGTTCTGTTTGACATTTACCTGGTCAACAGTTCCAGAGTAGGAAATAACACAcagtacaaatattttaaatttttctgtttgtcatttGTCATCTGGATGGTGTCtctgaaaaacatatttaaaggagaagagggatgacTAGAATCTAACTCATCGTCTGAAGTCAAAGAGCGAAAACGACTGTAGACCTTCAAACATCTCAGGAGACGCGACGCTACAACTGAATATTATTACAGAAGGTGAGATTTCAACAGCTCTTCATATAATACTGAGAAATATATAGTTatgttcataagtttgcataccctggcagaaattgtgaaattttggaattgattttgaaaatatgactgatcatgcaaaaaaaaaaaacatttaaaaaagtattttatttaatgatagTAATCAAATGAAGCACTTTTTGATCACATAGTTGTTTCactcctttttaaatcttaatgataacagaaatcaaatggccctgatcaaaggtttatatagccttgaatgtttggccttgttacagacacacagggtgacacacaattaaaggtgaattttccacatttaaattgcaattagtgtctgtgtatgaatagtcaatgagtgtGTTAGCTCTcaagtggatgcactgagcaggctagatactgagccatgaggagcagaaaataactgtccaaagtaacaaggtaatgggaCTTTATtaagatgaaaaaggatataaaaagatatccaaagccttgcaaataccagtcagtaatgttcaatcacttattaagaaatggaaaattcagggatctgttgataccaagtcaagagcaggtagaccaagaaagatttcagctaaaactgGCAGAAAAATTGCTTGAGATACAAaggaaaacccacaggtaaccccAGGAGAAATACtggcagctctggaaaaagattgtttcaaggagcacaatacgacaatacttaaaaaaaaattagatGCCTAGTTGagatgccagaaagaagcctttactgcccAATGCCACacaaaagcctggttacaatatgcccaacaacaacttgacacgcctcacagcttctggcacactgtaatttgtagtgaagagaccaaaaaagagctttatggtcacaaccataagcactatgtttggagaggggtcaacaaggtctatagtgaaaacaataccatccccactgtgaagcatggtggtggctcactgatgttttgggggtgtgtgagctctaaaggcacagggaatcttgtgaaaatttatggcaagatgaatgaagcatgttatcagaaaatactggcagacaatttgcattcttctgcatgaacagtgcgcatgggacgctcttggactctTGGactccagcacgacaatgaccctaagcacaaggccaagttgacactccagtggttacagcagaaaaatgtgaaggttcTGGGGTGGCcaacacagtctcctgaccttaatataatcgagccactctggggagatctcaaacgtgcgtcTCCTCAATAAGTATAGTagcttttgggcagttttcactggagagtctgcttgcctggaccagttgaggtcatctttgatgaacacacggAGGAGACTGCagttcagctccatcgatgtgtaagGGGGCATGACCCCCACCCTCTGCCGCTTCTTGAAGTCCACGATCTTCTCCATAGTCTTacagatgttgagagagagcTTGTTGtcctggaaaggaaagaaaacgttgcagtggtctcttaattttttccagagctgtatatggtgTATTTGTTTAGCATCAGGACTAAAATAAAGTTGAGGTGAGAGGTTCTGGAAAATAATGCATACAATGCAGTCTCACACCTGTGGTGATCTCATTTtgtccctccttctctctccctctcaggaGACAATGGCGATGTTGAACATTCTTATCCTTCTCAGTTCTGTAGTTGCTCTGGGCAACGCATGTAAGAAGGAATCTACCTCACactttttattcattcatttgttcattcatcaaatctgttttctgtatgtgtgtgtgtgaactgagTGACACAGTATATAGTTGTTTTTATAATCCAAGGAGATCAGTTTATCTAGAATTGCCTTTAAAGTCCAACATGCCTTGTGTTTGCTCCTTTTAGATGAAGTGAAGAACAAGGATGGGGGATGTGGTAAATCGTGTCCCTCTGGTTGGACTGAATACAACTCCCAGTGTTACATCTATGTCAGCACTCAGAGGACATGGCCCCAAGCTGAGGTAtcattttcatttctttctttttctcactaGCATGCAGTTGCAAATCCACCCATCACCCCTGtttccacctgtttggttctgtgtttccttctgTTGGGTGATCAGTACTGTGTATCTTCCTCATTGTCTTTTGGGACTGCCATTAATGATATGGTGTTGATATTCTCATTTTAGTGTATATTATGGTTTtggtatattttaataaaaccacTACTTGCCTGGATTAAAAGACTGGAGCCACCTCTGAGTGTTCAATGAGCCTGGATTATGAATCTCATTAGATTTGATTGCtgatatgtaaatgttattgtctaGAGTGGACTACTAACTAATACTTCCATTGTAATGCCTCTGTCCTTATGTACCTCTTCCTCTAGCAAAACTGTCTGTCCCTTGGAGGAAACCTGGTGTCTATTCACAACGCTGGTGAGAATGAGGCTGTGAAGAATGTGGTGTTAAGGGCAACTAATTCTAACCCCGCGACCTGGATTGGTGGATCTGATGCTTATCAGGTAAAGCAAGGAAGGACAACTCCTGTTCTTTTCCCAATACTCACAGATGAATTGGACATTTAATCATCAATTTAAGTCAAAAGTGATCTCCAAGGAAGAAGTCAGAAGATATAAATGaactgaaaataatgtcaaCCACATTATCCACTGACCcatttaataatgataataacttGGTATTTCTTTGATACTGAGATCCTATTTATTTCCCATAGAACAGGGTGTGGTTCTGGAGTGATGGAACCAGATTCGATTACCATAACTGGGCAGGTGGAGAGCCCAATAATGCTGGAGGCAGAGAGCCATGTATTCAGACTAATGCTGGAGGTACAGTAAGCCCACTATCATTCACTGATCCATTCATGAagttcattttcattcataatATGGTTTTCTTCTTAAATATACAAAGCATTGCATGGTTGTGTGTACATCTTAGTTGATTTGAGAATGACTGACTATCTTGTGTTTCTCTATAATAGTTGGATTGTGGAACGACGTACGCTGTGAATCGACCTTGCCTTCTGTGTGCAAGCTCAGAGACCTCTAATTTCAGCAAAGCATCCACTCAACTGAGTCAAATATTACGTTAACACTTTTATGGTAaagttaaatacttttttaagtTGATTTATCACTGTAAAAGGAATGCTTAACTTGAGAAGTGTTTTGTAGTTTGATGTCAATACAACTATTGCATGCATTATGTTGTGGGTCATTATTAAACATTAATGATACTCACATACTTAAAGGTTGATTAGGATTTGCGAGTATATTAAAAATCAACCTCAAATATTACGACCAGAAAGGTATAGTAACGAGATGTAAACAGCTCCATATTCATGTCACGGGGTGAATGATTGTGTGAGAATTTATGCATCATTTTCTTTTGGatacatgttttcatgttttctttgtgttgctgtgTATTGTGATTTGCTGATGTCACTTTCACAATCGCCTCCAGTGACAACTTCACATTATTTATGGTTGTTTGTCCATTGGACATTTGACATGGGGAAAGGCTAATGGACCTATGGGAACATGGCATGGTCAGGACTAAGTGTTTTTAGCTGGAAGTGCATTGAGGAATGACCAAGGGGACAGGctaacaatgttaattacagcaAGTCAAAAAGCAACTGTCAGGACcttcattattttttaataaatccAAAGCGATACAAATCTATAAACTTCTACAGTAATTTATTGTTAAACCATAAGAACACGGCCTGGAATGACATCTGGCACTGGTGACTTCCGAGGGTTCACTCTTTAAAAAGCTCTCCTCACATCAGCCATGgctagggacagagtgcagtcgtcctggtcctcagaAAGCCTTTTCAGAAAGGCTGGTGTTGGTCGCCTCAAACCGTGCATCAAAGGTTTTCAGCTCGCAGAGGAGAGAGGCAGCAGGCTGGCCACCATTGCAGTTTGAACGCACGGATTGATGCAATTGTGAACAATACCGACCGGTGAACACAGGAAGAAcccttttatttgaaatgacaaatacatcgCAAAACTTACAAATTTTTTccaggaatacaacattgtcatgttctttcaGTTAAACAACACTGctagtcttagtttggagtgttttggagtCGTTTTCTGCTTTCAATGCAGCTTTGCTCTGGTGGgacagtttccattcattaatttaaatgataagaatgctaattacagcCCGGGGACAATAATGGCCCTATGTTGCAAAAATGTACCCTATGTCCATTCCAGACTAACTTTTGGTAAGCACATTTTttgatttttggacaaactatccctttaatgaaGTGACTATTATTAATGTCCCAACTACAATTTGATCAGTTGAATGCAACTTCAGTGAATAGAAGTACCAAATTctttacataacatttttatctgtaacattattccaaacttttggcccccAGTGTCTAACCCCACTACCAAAAACGTGGccctgtgtaaaatggaaataaatacagCATGCAAAGATAtggaaatcatttaaatcctgaATAGAtcatagtacaaagacaacatcaaatgttgaaactgaaaaatgctATTGTTCCTTGAATAATATATgccctctttgaatttgatgccagcgacaggtttcaaaaaagctgggacagggccAAACAAAAGAAAGGAATAGTTGTGTAATACTAAAAAAGaccctggtggaacatctcacaactaattacattaattggcaacaggtcagtaacatgattgggtataaaaagtgcaTCCCAGAAAGGAtttctttcagaaataaagatggggaggggttcaatcaatcaatcaatcaatcaaatgtatttataaagccttttttacaacagcagttgtcacaaagtgctttacagagacacccggccttaaaccccaaggagcaaacaacagtagtgttgaatttcagtggctaggaaaaactccctaaggtcgaattttaggaagaaacctagagaggacccaggctcactACTTCACAACTCTTAATGGCTGCGCAGGTAAATAATGcaagtgcaacaatttaagaataatgtctTTCAGTGTAAAATTATAAAACGTTTGGGGAtgtcatcatctacggtacataatatcattaatagactcagagaatccagagaaatatctgtatgcaagggacaaagccGAACACCAATATTGGACGGTGTCAGGTCCTGTCATGGgccctctaggcatctctatgcgcctggggacctgaccgcagaggtgcctctaggcctGCTTTCAGTCTAATATATAATACAACAGGCTAATTGATGTTAGTGTTGCTAAATTTCTTTCTGTTGAAACTGGTACAAATGATTGCTTGGAAAAACATCAAGTTGCCACTACATGGGCTCACCTTGTATCAGGTTCTCAGTAAAACCATAAGGATGATGAGTGACCTGCTGCCACTCCACTCTCTGTGGCTGTTTCTGAAACTAAGGGCAATGTGTTTCATGCTGTTAAGCTTTTCTAGGTAATTTTGGTACTTTATAATGGCAAATGATCAGTGGTGGATCTTAAGGATTCTTGGCAATAGCGAACCTGGCTagtaaaatacaaacatttccaCTGACACAACTAAAACGTTACTAGCTCTGTTTTCTACCGTATTTACAGAGTAAGGAACAGGGCACCAGGGGTCAGtttagcctcttgacattatgtaactttgtcacgcattaacataccttcaagtttgaatattttgttagacaccattaaccattatgttaaactgagtaatgtttcttattaagttttcatccaccacaaatagcatctatgaactttatggcttttgccactggccgttttttacagcttattagccattggTGAATGACAGTGAGAGACATTcgctcagtaagagacattcgctcttctaggccggctcggcttatgcggtccggcaaaaactcACTATAGTGAACAAAACATTATTGGAGCTGACTTCACATAGGTGAAGGATTTACTGCCTACCCTAGCAATCAGAAAATAAGACGTAGGCTACGGTATTAATTTAGAAATCTATGGAGCCAAATAgagttcaaatgtatttactttaagaaaagaacaagaaat is a window of Esox lucius isolate fEsoLuc1 chromosome 19, fEsoLuc1.pri, whole genome shotgun sequence DNA encoding:
- the LOC105018269 gene encoding ladderlectin-like, with amino-acid sequence MAMLNILILLSSVVALGNAYEVKNKDGGCGKSCPSGWTEYNSQCYIYVSTQRTWPQAEQNCLSLGGNLVSIHNAGENEAVKNVVLRATNSNPATWIGGSDAYQNRVWFWSDGTRFDYHNWAGGEPNNAGGREPCIQTNAGVGLWNDVRCESTLPSVCKLRDL